From the Leptospira sp. WS60.C2 genome, one window contains:
- a CDS encoding M3 family metallopeptidase, which produces MFPEFHSDNLLEKEKTILNKMESNKRFIEALLQNDSISYQNFLKPYQRVQTELGDLVTEVSHLNSVKNNEESQTIYSRLLPKLSEYYTDLGQNEEIFSALLKIQKAEPTLNAEKTKVLENEIRDFRLSGVGLDKTTKEELKNIRVKLSDLTNQFSQNVLNATNAFALHLNEDDVKGIPESDKNSAKQPDGTYKFTLHFPSYIAYMTYGENREIRKKLYDAYCTRAPENGKLIEEILNLRDKEAKLLGFETYAHLSLATKVANTPEEVISFLDHLALKAKPIAEKEYSEIKSFAKKLGRDSLEPWDLTYYSEKFKKDSFSYDEEIYRPYLEKETVIKGTFQFLEKLLGVTFKQANTPVWEPSVLCYDLLVEGETQSRLYLDLEVRSEKKGGAWMHNWKPHFEDENGKRVLPIAFVVASFPKATETQPSLLRPSDVVTLFHELGHALHHLLSKVKEPFVSGVNGVEWDAVEFPSQFLENFVYEPKVLELFAKHYQTKEPIPSSYIDTMVKAKNFMSAMGVIRQLEFAKFDMLVHKERPTETRVQEILDQVRKEIAIVIPPAYNKFQNSFTHIFAGGYAAGYYSYKWAELLSANAFYSFIDKGVFDLDHASHFRKTVLEKGGSSNAMNLFREFYGKDPEIDALLRLNGIAA; this is translated from the coding sequence ATGTTTCCCGAATTTCATTCAGACAATCTTTTAGAAAAAGAAAAGACCATTTTGAACAAAATGGAGTCCAACAAAAGGTTCATCGAAGCCCTACTACAAAACGATTCTATCTCCTATCAAAATTTTTTAAAACCTTATCAACGAGTGCAAACAGAACTTGGCGATTTAGTCACAGAAGTTTCCCATTTAAACTCAGTCAAAAATAATGAAGAAAGCCAAACCATATACAGTCGTTTGTTGCCCAAATTAAGCGAGTATTACACAGATCTCGGCCAAAACGAGGAAATCTTCTCTGCCCTTTTAAAAATCCAAAAAGCAGAACCAACACTGAACGCTGAAAAAACAAAAGTGTTAGAGAATGAAATACGTGATTTCCGATTGTCTGGTGTCGGACTCGACAAAACAACAAAAGAAGAACTAAAAAACATTCGTGTCAAATTATCGGATCTGACAAACCAATTCTCACAAAATGTTTTAAATGCAACGAATGCCTTTGCTCTTCATTTAAATGAAGATGATGTGAAAGGCATTCCGGAAAGCGACAAAAATTCTGCCAAACAACCAGACGGGACTTACAAATTCACTCTCCATTTCCCATCTTACATTGCTTATATGACCTATGGTGAAAACAGGGAGATTCGAAAAAAATTGTATGATGCCTACTGCACAAGAGCACCAGAAAATGGAAAGCTCATCGAAGAGATTTTAAACCTTAGAGACAAAGAAGCAAAATTATTAGGGTTTGAGACCTATGCACACTTGAGTTTAGCAACGAAAGTAGCAAACACTCCAGAAGAGGTAATTTCATTTCTCGATCATCTCGCACTCAAAGCAAAACCAATCGCAGAAAAGGAATATTCTGAAATCAAATCCTTTGCCAAAAAACTGGGAAGAGATTCCCTTGAACCTTGGGATCTCACTTACTACTCCGAAAAATTCAAAAAAGATTCTTTCTCCTACGATGAAGAAATCTATAGACCTTACCTAGAAAAAGAAACGGTCATCAAAGGGACGTTTCAATTTTTGGAAAAACTATTAGGTGTCACCTTCAAACAAGCGAATACTCCAGTTTGGGAACCGTCTGTCCTCTGTTATGATCTCCTCGTCGAAGGAGAAACTCAATCCAGATTGTATTTGGATTTAGAAGTTCGGAGTGAAAAGAAGGGCGGTGCTTGGATGCACAATTGGAAACCCCATTTTGAAGATGAAAATGGGAAACGAGTTCTTCCGATTGCCTTTGTCGTCGCTAGTTTCCCCAAAGCAACTGAAACACAACCAAGTCTCCTTCGCCCAAGCGATGTAGTCACCCTCTTCCATGAACTTGGCCATGCCCTCCACCATTTACTTTCCAAAGTCAAAGAACCGTTTGTGAGTGGTGTGAATGGTGTAGAGTGGGATGCTGTGGAGTTTCCATCGCAATTTTTGGAAAACTTTGTGTATGAACCAAAGGTTTTAGAACTTTTTGCAAAACATTACCAAACAAAAGAACCAATTCCAAGTTCGTACATTGATACGATGGTCAAAGCAAAAAACTTTATGTCTGCGATGGGAGTCATTCGCCAATTAGAATTTGCTAAATTTGATATGTTGGTCCACAAAGAAAGGCCGACAGAAACAAGAGTTCAGGAAATTTTAGACCAAGTGAGAAAGGAAATTGCGATTGTTATTCCACCTGCGTATAACAAATTCCAAAATTCCTTCACGCACATTTTTGCAGGTGGTTATGCGGCAGGATATTATTCCTATAAATGGGCAGAACTTCTCTCTGCAAATGCATTTTACTCCTTCATAGACAAAGGAGTATTTGATTTAGACCACGCGTCTCATTTTAGAAAAACTGTTTTAGAAAAAGGGGGTTCATCGAATGCCATGAATCTCTTCCGTGAGTTTTACGGGAAAGATCCAGAGATTGATGCATTACTTCGATTGAACGGAATTGCCGCTTAA
- a CDS encoding copper chaperone PCu(A)C: MRVIAVTHLIINLIEVLLLRKVNITNSGILFLIQVNLFVFCHKSNANHTLWTIPVPDVAKTTAVYGEIQNPEDAEISILSIISNQYKRVEFHSMTTDKEGIMRMRKLEFPILMKAKEIIHLDRNGIHLMLYEKQMGEENLYLEIQFSNGVTKKMLVETKSL, translated from the coding sequence ATGAGAGTGATTGCGGTCACCCATTTGATTATTAATCTCATCGAGGTTCTCTTGTTACGAAAGGTAAATATAACAAATTCAGGAATTCTGTTTCTAATTCAAGTCAATTTGTTTGTTTTCTGTCACAAATCGAATGCAAACCACACTTTATGGACGATTCCTGTTCCAGATGTAGCTAAAACGACAGCAGTATATGGGGAGATTCAAAATCCAGAAGATGCAGAGATTTCTATCCTTTCCATCATTAGTAACCAATACAAACGAGTAGAGTTTCATTCCATGACAACAGACAAAGAAGGAATCATGCGGATGCGAAAACTGGAGTTTCCCATTCTCATGAAAGCCAAAGAAATCATTCATTTGGATCGAAATGGGATCCATCTTATGTTGTATGAAAAACAAATGGGTGAGGAAAACTTATACTTGGAGATACAGTTTTCTAATGGGGTGACAAAAAAAATGTTGGTGGAGACAAAATCGTTATGA
- the rktP gene encoding Arg-Lys translocation region protein phosphatase RktP, producing MSYRVKLPVLLGIISFLFFLIHFLFAEFTFTHWQNPKGENTLNFNLVGIYSSFLLALCISFIVYYFLGFLYQYILHIIFHIQDSENEIPRDIRNLSRNSDEYKIYKSVMFTLLQGEEGLGEEQFENKFDWKTNQASSVNKQIPDIKIPNITGFDVAVFPSVMRYAGADYIRIVKAKDGLFGIIAGHMEPGILESSEKVFIHGIVSSFGDGLFSTEELLEKLKFALHQFAFLKLKLSSFVIQNKDDKMSFLHYMDMPIFQFSDHGIQVIEGSGDDHWYPNHKHPISMADGIEVGDYLVWASDRALSQFGLTSFEIMEEFVDYLLDLKPSSSRQMLLAIAKKMSILGRERNLTNPMEKLSILVVRRNK from the coding sequence ATGAGTTACCGAGTCAAACTGCCGGTCCTTCTTGGGATCATTAGTTTTTTATTCTTTTTAATTCATTTTTTATTTGCCGAATTCACCTTTACTCATTGGCAAAATCCAAAAGGCGAAAATACGCTAAACTTCAATCTGGTAGGGATTTATAGTTCATTTCTTTTGGCATTGTGCATTAGCTTTATTGTATATTATTTTCTTGGATTTTTATACCAATATATCCTTCACATTATTTTTCATATACAAGATAGCGAAAATGAAATCCCAAGAGATATTCGTAACCTCAGTCGAAATTCCGATGAATATAAAATTTATAAATCAGTGATGTTTACCCTTTTACAAGGAGAAGAAGGACTTGGTGAAGAACAGTTCGAAAACAAATTTGATTGGAAAACCAACCAAGCATCCTCGGTAAACAAACAAATTCCCGATATCAAAATTCCGAATATCACAGGTTTTGATGTCGCCGTTTTTCCATCTGTCATGCGTTATGCGGGCGCTGACTACATTCGAATTGTCAAAGCAAAAGACGGGCTTTTTGGAATCATTGCTGGTCATATGGAGCCTGGAATTTTAGAGTCTTCTGAAAAAGTATTCATCCACGGGATTGTTTCTTCCTTTGGGGATGGACTTTTCTCTACAGAGGAACTTCTCGAAAAACTAAAATTTGCTCTCCACCAATTTGCGTTTTTAAAATTAAAACTATCTTCCTTTGTGATCCAAAACAAGGACGATAAAATGTCGTTTTTACATTATATGGACATGCCTATCTTTCAATTTTCTGACCACGGCATCCAAGTGATCGAAGGAAGTGGAGATGACCATTGGTATCCGAACCACAAACATCCCATTTCGATGGCAGATGGAATTGAGGTTGGAGATTATTTGGTATGGGCAAGTGATAGGGCTCTCTCACAATTTGGACTCACATCCTTTGAAATCATGGAAGAATTTGTGGACTATCTTTTGGATTTAAAACCAAGTTCCTCACGACAGATGTTACTCGCCATTGCCAAAAAGATGAGCATTTTGGGTCGGGAAAGAAACCTCACCAATCCTATGGAAAAACTTTCCATCCTTGTGGTTCGGCGAAACAAGTAA
- a CDS encoding PAS domain S-box protein — protein MQTNLEASGMIEFFKVLPNLFSGGVYLSDPKSGQILFSNEFFKDNLGCKKPGKECLESDLLAWVSKEDKEAFQEQILSPNKRGERETIVGDFRFQMPNETLVRWFQFEKRKVNIPGMDSVLDLVFVRDVTNEKTNEINIVEQIQFFLGLFENASVGMALQDWEGGYFRINPRFTEITGYSFQNLTDLNIKRIKGEPISEAEMEYFSFFKEGAEESRLTRKDGRRINVYRRISAFRNSQGKPDFYYVFLDDVTEKKQLESYQLHSQKMETIGSLATNIAHDLNNYLQPIHVFSQLGKEQISTGNFNQNQILDYLEKIRLGADNARSMIHRIINYSKTKNEHSVSKIDISSVVESTIPLLVAGLPKNVEAQFDFYKSPLITKVDAVQFSKILCELTSGGILVWDDRKRGLVQIQTKPSDEVRLLVSLEFTGLSLPSLSELTTLDLVNFRDEDFQWTGIHLINRYVKNWAGEFYLDKPDPMTLKIYLYLPLEEPTPIENVYRIPEPQKPKDIWSEISKKKIWIVEDDEAAREAISFVLSQKQIKPKLFDTSLSAIQMLSEETPDFVLSDYRLKEMSGLVLIRKIKQMKPNMPAVLYTGNMDGLDADDLSKEGILVRSKPISVDELYESILLSFGFL, from the coding sequence ATGCAAACGAATCTGGAAGCAAGCGGAATGATAGAATTCTTTAAGGTCTTGCCAAACCTATTTTCCGGGGGAGTGTATCTCTCCGATCCCAAATCCGGCCAAATTTTATTTTCGAATGAGTTTTTTAAGGACAACCTGGGGTGTAAAAAACCAGGGAAAGAATGTTTGGAATCCGATTTACTCGCATGGGTTTCCAAAGAAGATAAAGAGGCATTTCAAGAACAAATTTTATCTCCGAACAAACGAGGTGAACGGGAAACAATCGTTGGTGATTTTCGTTTTCAAATGCCAAATGAAACACTTGTTCGGTGGTTTCAGTTTGAAAAGAGAAAAGTGAACATTCCTGGAATGGATTCAGTTCTGGATCTTGTTTTTGTGAGAGATGTCACAAATGAAAAAACAAACGAAATCAATATTGTAGAACAAATTCAATTTTTCCTAGGGCTTTTTGAAAATGCATCCGTTGGAATGGCCTTACAAGACTGGGAAGGAGGATATTTTCGAATCAATCCTAGGTTTACGGAAATCACTGGGTATAGTTTTCAAAACCTAACAGATCTTAATATCAAAAGGATCAAAGGGGAGCCCATTTCAGAAGCAGAGATGGAATACTTTAGTTTTTTCAAAGAAGGAGCTGAGGAATCGAGGCTCACTCGTAAAGATGGCCGACGAATCAATGTATATCGAAGAATTAGTGCATTTCGTAACTCGCAAGGGAAACCAGATTTTTATTATGTATTCTTAGATGATGTAACCGAAAAAAAACAACTCGAATCGTATCAGTTACACTCTCAGAAAATGGAAACCATTGGAAGCCTTGCGACAAATATTGCTCATGACTTGAATAATTACCTGCAACCAATCCATGTGTTTTCACAACTTGGAAAAGAACAGATTTCGACAGGGAATTTTAATCAAAATCAGATTTTAGATTATTTAGAGAAAATTCGTTTGGGTGCAGATAATGCACGTTCGATGATTCATCGAATTATCAACTATTCCAAAACAAAGAACGAACACTCTGTGAGTAAAATTGATATTTCTTCCGTAGTAGAATCTACAATCCCACTCCTCGTTGCAGGGCTTCCGAAGAATGTTGAGGCACAATTTGATTTTTATAAATCACCACTCATCACTAAAGTAGATGCAGTTCAATTTTCAAAAATTTTATGTGAGCTCACATCAGGTGGAATTTTAGTTTGGGATGATCGCAAACGTGGCCTTGTACAAATCCAAACCAAACCTTCCGATGAAGTGAGACTTCTTGTTTCCTTAGAATTCACTGGTTTGTCCTTACCGAGTTTGTCAGAGCTCACTACCTTGGATCTGGTGAATTTTCGAGATGAAGACTTTCAATGGACAGGAATTCATTTGATCAACCGCTATGTGAAAAACTGGGCAGGTGAGTTTTATTTAGACAAACCTGACCCGATGACTCTTAAAATTTATCTGTATCTTCCCCTTGAAGAACCAACTCCCATTGAAAATGTGTATCGCATCCCAGAACCACAGAAACCAAAAGATATATGGTCGGAAATATCCAAAAAGAAGATTTGGATTGTGGAGGATGATGAAGCTGCAAGAGAAGCCATCTCTTTTGTATTATCTCAAAAACAAATCAAACCCAAACTATTTGATACTTCGTTATCTGCGATTCAGATGTTGTCAGAAGAAACTCCTGATTTTGTTTTATCAGACTATCGTTTGAAAGAAATGAGTGGCCTTGTACTCATTCGAAAGATTAAACAAATGAAACCGAATATGCCTGCCGTTTTGTATACAGGGAATATGGATGGACTTGATGCTGACGATCTTTCAAAAGAAGGGATATTAGTTCGTTCAAAACCAATATCCGTTGATGAATTGTATGAATCGATTTTGTTATCGTTTGGATTTCTTTGA
- a CDS encoding alpha/beta hydrolase, translating to MRLIIKWVTAITLILSSFLLSTYNWSTGEYNYDSTHKFENFETFYQNELEISKKENTKPNNEELLVRVSEEPTPIAILYLHGFGASRGEGEEVTNKLSEYFGANTYYVRLPGHGTNIEDHLNTPFQKYLQDAEDSLIYAKELGQKTVVIGTSMGGNIATYLAAKHPELVDSLILASPFYDFDDPTAHIFRFYWGKSFIDAIKGEIRTSKTDPKDESAKYWYLDQYYGAIQNILDLKRFMDKENPYPKVSAPTLLMYYYKSEREHDFVASVKAMLDVYDKIQNGPNANPKNRLLKVEDGAHVLLSKYVKTDKPLIEKEMIQFIKDTTGAEEARKSKKSKR from the coding sequence ATGAGATTAATAATCAAATGGGTGACCGCAATCACTCTCATTCTATCTTCCTTTCTCCTATCCACTTACAACTGGTCCACTGGTGAATACAATTATGATTCCACTCATAAATTCGAAAATTTCGAAACCTTCTACCAAAACGAATTAGAGATCAGCAAAAAGGAAAATACCAAACCTAATAATGAAGAACTTTTGGTTCGTGTCTCTGAGGAACCAACTCCCATTGCCATTTTATACTTACATGGTTTTGGTGCCAGCCGTGGTGAAGGGGAAGAAGTCACAAACAAACTAAGCGAATACTTTGGTGCCAACACTTACTATGTTCGCCTTCCAGGTCATGGAACTAATATCGAAGATCATCTAAACACTCCATTTCAAAAGTATTTACAAGATGCAGAAGACAGTCTTATTTACGCAAAAGAACTAGGCCAAAAAACAGTTGTGATTGGGACAAGTATGGGTGGCAACATTGCAACCTATCTTGCAGCAAAACACCCTGAATTAGTTGATAGTTTAATCCTTGCTTCACCCTTTTATGATTTTGATGATCCAACAGCTCATATCTTTCGTTTTTATTGGGGAAAATCATTTATCGATGCCATCAAAGGGGAAATTAGAACTTCTAAAACAGATCCCAAAGATGAGTCAGCAAAGTATTGGTATCTAGACCAATATTATGGAGCGATCCAAAACATTCTAGACCTCAAACGTTTTATGGATAAAGAAAATCCATATCCTAAGGTAAGTGCTCCCACTCTTCTCATGTATTATTACAAATCGGAACGTGAACATGACTTTGTCGCTTCCGTCAAAGCAATGTTAGATGTTTATGACAAAATCCAAAACGGACCAAACGCTAATCCAAAAAATCGTTTGTTAAAAGTTGAGGATGGTGCTCATGTTCTTCTCTCCAAATATGTAAAGACAGATAAACCTTTGATCGAAAAAGAAATGATCCAATTCATTAAGGACACAACAGGTGCTGAAGAAGCTCGTAAATCAAAGAAATCCAAACGATAA
- a CDS encoding twin-arginine translocase TatA/TatE family subunit — protein MPSNPFSFQAPIAFFNLGPWEIALIVFLALLFFGGKRLPSLAKDLGSGIKEFRKSLTGQEEEPTQTSFPVEEPKQASPSNSKSTKKKKA, from the coding sequence ATGCCATCCAATCCGTTTTCTTTTCAAGCACCTATTGCTTTTTTTAATTTAGGACCATGGGAGATTGCACTCATCGTTTTTTTAGCCTTACTTTTTTTTGGTGGAAAACGATTGCCAAGCCTTGCGAAAGACTTAGGTTCCGGAATCAAAGAATTTAGAAAGTCCCTTACTGGACAAGAGGAAGAACCAACCCAAACTAGCTTTCCTGTGGAAGAACCAAAACAGGCATCTCCGTCCAATTCCAAATCCACAAAAAAGAAAAAAGCTTAA
- a CDS encoding SCO family protein yields the protein MKTESKIWKGIFVLFLVSLFHCGSAIELTELPIGGNIEVSDKTGKLVNLKSFPEPVLLVFFGYTYCPDFCPNTLAKIKAATENFSEQERQNFRVIFVSIDPERDSTETATKYVQFYIPNASGYSFDPSTTNQIVKQYAAYVEKTKDGLSFDHSTYIYVLDSQRKTRKLIKSTDGKEVIFKTILALSGNSVQSK from the coding sequence ATGAAAACGGAATCAAAAATTTGGAAAGGAATCTTTGTTTTGTTTCTGGTGAGTTTATTTCATTGTGGCTCTGCCATTGAACTCACAGAACTACCGATAGGTGGAAATATCGAAGTAAGTGATAAAACAGGGAAGTTGGTAAATCTAAAATCATTCCCAGAGCCTGTTCTTCTTGTCTTTTTTGGTTACACCTATTGTCCTGATTTTTGTCCCAACACTCTTGCCAAAATTAAAGCAGCGACTGAAAATTTTAGTGAACAAGAAAGGCAAAATTTTAGAGTGATTTTTGTCTCCATTGATCCAGAAAGGGATTCCACAGAAACGGCAACCAAATACGTTCAATTTTATATACCGAATGCATCTGGTTATAGTTTTGATCCATCCACAACAAATCAAATCGTGAAACAATACGCAGCCTATGTAGAAAAAACAAAGGATGGTTTATCCTTTGATCATTCTACCTATATATATGTATTAGATTCCCAAAGGAAGACTCGAAAACTCATCAAGTCAACCGATGGGAAAGAAGTGATTTTCAAAACGATTTTGGCGTTAAGCGGCAATTCCGTTCAATCGAAGTAA
- the tatC gene encoding twin-arginine translocase subunit TatC produces MAEKKRTALPLPEDSETREKYMSLGDHLEELRQRLIYSILVVSVFMVGTLYFGSEIHSFLIQPYKSVLGPDAHFFQIQLMAPFLIYLKTSFILSVLVSLPFLLYILWGFIAPAVDPRTEKWGKFIILFSTLLFWSGLALCWFTVFENFLRVFLVVLRPDGVDPYLPIDEYYDLFFNLHLVFGASFQLPIVLILLGRIGILSSRFLISRWREAVLIIAVVSAVLSPGPDVFSMLMLLLPLSFLFFLSAILMRLLEATDSK; encoded by the coding sequence TTGGCTGAAAAAAAAAGAACCGCATTGCCACTGCCGGAAGATTCCGAAACCAGGGAAAAATATATGTCCCTGGGGGACCATTTAGAAGAACTCCGGCAAAGACTGATCTATTCGATCCTAGTTGTTTCTGTCTTTATGGTTGGGACCTTGTATTTTGGCAGTGAGATCCACAGTTTTCTCATCCAACCCTACAAGTCGGTTCTAGGACCGGATGCTCATTTTTTTCAAATCCAACTCATGGCTCCGTTTCTCATCTATTTGAAAACGTCCTTTATCCTTTCGGTTCTCGTATCTCTTCCCTTTTTACTCTACATCCTTTGGGGTTTCATTGCACCTGCTGTAGATCCACGGACCGAAAAATGGGGAAAATTCATTATCTTATTTTCTACCCTACTCTTTTGGTCGGGCCTTGCTCTGTGTTGGTTTACGGTCTTTGAAAATTTCCTGAGGGTCTTTCTAGTAGTTTTAAGACCAGATGGTGTAGATCCATATTTACCCATCGATGAATATTATGATTTGTTTTTTAATTTGCACTTAGTCTTTGGAGCCTCATTTCAATTACCAATCGTTCTTATTTTACTCGGTCGCATTGGCATTCTATCTTCCAGGTTTCTGATTTCTAGATGGAGGGAAGCAGTTCTCATCATCGCAGTTGTGTCTGCCGTGTTGTCCCCAGGTCCCGATGTATTTTCCATGCTCATGTTATTATTGCCCCTCAGCTTTTTATTCTTCTTATCAGCCATTTTAATGAGATTATTGGAAGCCACAGATTCAAAATGA